Proteins encoded within one genomic window of Amycolatopsis nigrescens CSC17Ta-90:
- a CDS encoding nuclear transport factor 2 family protein, with translation MSQEAVAVLEKFYVAERRYVAAGGSGKADFGEVAQYLDPGIVLYSAPGLPYGGTWRGHDGMERFLGAMSDAWESMEFLEQRQVVDDGQVAMFLRVRFCARGSGRELETTLLQLNTVRDGLVTEFRPYYFDPAAVTEVLSA, from the coding sequence TTGAGTCAGGAAGCCGTGGCCGTGCTGGAGAAGTTCTACGTCGCCGAACGGAGGTATGTGGCCGCGGGCGGCAGCGGCAAGGCCGACTTCGGCGAGGTCGCCCAGTACCTAGACCCCGGCATCGTGCTGTACTCCGCGCCCGGCCTGCCCTACGGCGGGACCTGGCGCGGCCACGACGGGATGGAGCGGTTCCTCGGCGCGATGAGCGACGCGTGGGAGTCGATGGAGTTCCTGGAGCAGCGTCAGGTCGTCGACGACGGGCAGGTCGCGATGTTCCTCCGGGTGCGCTTCTGCGCCCGCGGCAGCGGCCGGGAGCTGGAGACCACGCTCCTGCAGCTGAACACCGTGCGGGACGGGCTCGTCACCGAGTTCCGGCCGTACTACTTCGATCCCGCCGCCGTCACCGAGGTGCTCTCCGCCTGA
- a CDS encoding choice-of-anchor A family protein gives MLVSAWVALCTGTAAVLIGLAQPGSAAPLPNGLGPCVPGDCPDPYPPIHNGGFAGRDNAVNVFVGGDYLVRGRAAEAEGRVVTLGTFDQAKDQGVSSVYNIGIVGVGSRVPPPDGADFLTTGGAVSVTPGQRLIAEGGVVRHAGPLSGTVVGTDVADPDAAAPYAGWRDSLSTASQCYAKGTATGTAVNEGYQTTFTGDGRSALQVFNVDFDIVGRGGGMQGIVFQGIPAGATVLVNLTGGARTINTYTGDPGDTDPLNALRERLLWNFPDAGRVNLTGGAQFQGSVLVGNPGSTTTVSLPGVNGRFFSTGSLVHTSPPTGGGGQEFHAYPFDGDLPDCNGPTPTTTPTEPTTTEPTTTTTEPTTTTTQPTTTEPTTTEPTTTTTEPTTTEPTTTEPTTTTTQPTTTEPTTTPTVPTTEPTTTEPTTTAPTVTTTEPTSTGPGTSTSRTSTASKTPSATTVSSTAGTSDAAGPASSTAGPGGGKLAQTGSELGRLTGFGGLLLLLGAALLLLARRARE, from the coding sequence ATGCTGGTTTCTGCCTGGGTGGCCTTGTGCACCGGGACCGCCGCGGTGCTGATCGGCCTTGCCCAGCCGGGCAGCGCGGCACCGCTGCCGAACGGGCTAGGCCCCTGCGTGCCGGGGGACTGCCCCGACCCGTACCCGCCCATCCACAACGGCGGGTTCGCCGGACGGGACAACGCGGTCAACGTCTTCGTGGGCGGTGACTACCTGGTCCGCGGCCGGGCGGCCGAGGCGGAGGGCCGGGTGGTCACGCTCGGCACCTTCGACCAGGCCAAGGACCAGGGCGTCTCGTCGGTGTACAACATCGGCATCGTCGGGGTCGGTTCGCGGGTGCCGCCGCCGGACGGCGCCGACTTCCTGACCACCGGTGGTGCGGTCTCGGTGACCCCGGGCCAGCGGCTGATCGCCGAGGGCGGGGTGGTCCGGCACGCCGGCCCGCTCAGCGGCACCGTGGTGGGCACGGACGTCGCCGACCCGGACGCGGCCGCGCCCTATGCGGGCTGGCGCGACAGCCTTTCCACGGCCAGCCAGTGCTACGCGAAGGGCACCGCCACCGGGACCGCGGTCAACGAGGGCTACCAGACCACCTTCACCGGGGACGGCCGCTCGGCCCTGCAGGTGTTCAATGTGGACTTCGACATCGTCGGCCGCGGCGGCGGTATGCAGGGCATCGTGTTCCAGGGCATTCCGGCGGGGGCGACCGTGCTGGTCAACCTGACCGGCGGCGCCAGGACCATCAACACCTACACCGGAGACCCCGGCGACACCGACCCGCTGAACGCGCTGCGGGAGCGGCTGCTGTGGAACTTCCCGGATGCCGGCCGGGTCAACCTGACCGGCGGCGCGCAGTTCCAGGGCAGCGTGCTGGTCGGCAACCCCGGCAGCACCACCACGGTGAGCCTGCCCGGGGTGAACGGCCGGTTCTTCAGCACCGGCTCGCTGGTGCACACGTCACCGCCCACCGGCGGGGGAGGGCAGGAGTTCCACGCCTACCCCTTCGACGGCGACCTGCCCGACTGCAACGGCCCCACCCCGACCACCACACCCACCGAGCCGACCACCACCGAACCCACGACCACGACCACCGAACCGACCACCACGACGACCCAACCGACGACGACCGAGCCGACGACCACTGAACCGACGACCACTACGACCGAGCCGACCACCACCGAACCCACGACCACCGAACCGACCACCACCACGACCCAACCGACCACTACTGAGCCGACCACCACCCCCACTGTGCCTACGACGGAGCCGACGACCACGGAGCCGACGACGACCGCGCCCACGGTCACCACCACCGAGCCCACCAGCACCGGGCCGGGCACGAGCACCAGCCGGACCAGTACCGCGAGCAAAACCCCTTCCGCCACCACGGTTTCCAGCACTGCAGGCACCTCGGACGCGGCAGGGCCGGCCAGCTCCACGGCGGGTCCCGGCGGCGGCAAGCTCGCGCAGACCGGCTCCGAACTCGGCAGGCTGACCGGCTTCGGCGGCCTGCTGCTCCTGCTCGGCGCCGCGCTCCTGCTGCTCGCCCGACGGGCTCGTGAGTGA
- a CDS encoding SAM-dependent methyltransferase — MVDERDKWLRLGIDIERPSAARVYDYYLGGDSNFEVDRVLAEQVRAAIPWVHDTARHNRAFLRRAVRYCMDAGVRQFLDIGSGTPTVGNVHEIAQQLDPDSRVVYVDNEPVAVAHAQLLLEGNENATIVRADLREPDEVCDGEETTRLLDFDQPIAVLMVAILHFIPDSDRPLDIISQYQKRLAPGSHLAISHVTDDVYAEQIHQLVDLYRGSSNPVTTRTKEQVRELFTGFDLIDPGVVWTPEWRPETPGHVGEHPEDSVIYAGLGRRS, encoded by the coding sequence GTGGTGGACGAGCGTGACAAGTGGCTGCGGCTCGGGATCGACATCGAGCGTCCGAGCGCCGCCCGCGTCTATGACTATTACCTCGGCGGGGACAGCAACTTCGAAGTGGACCGGGTACTGGCCGAGCAGGTCCGCGCCGCGATTCCCTGGGTGCACGACACGGCGCGGCACAACCGCGCGTTCCTCCGGCGCGCGGTGCGGTACTGCATGGACGCCGGGGTCCGGCAGTTCCTCGACATCGGCTCCGGCACCCCGACCGTGGGCAATGTGCACGAGATCGCCCAGCAGCTCGACCCGGACAGCCGGGTCGTCTACGTGGACAACGAGCCGGTCGCGGTGGCGCACGCCCAGCTGCTGCTCGAAGGCAACGAGAACGCCACCATCGTGCGCGCCGACCTGCGTGAGCCGGACGAGGTGTGCGACGGCGAGGAGACCACCCGGCTGCTCGACTTCGACCAGCCGATCGCGGTGCTGATGGTGGCCATCCTGCACTTCATCCCCGACTCGGACCGGCCGCTGGACATCATCTCCCAGTACCAGAAGCGGCTCGCCCCCGGCAGCCACCTGGCGATCTCCCATGTCACCGACGACGTCTACGCCGAGCAGATCCATCAGCTGGTCGATCTGTACCGGGGCAGCTCCAACCCGGTCACCACCAGGACCAAGGAGCAGGTGCGGGAGCTGTTCACCGGTTTCGACCTGATCGACCCCGGAGTGGTCTGGACCCCGGAATGGCGCCCGGAGACCCCCGGTCACGTCGGCGAGCATCCCGAGGACTCGGTGATCTACGCGGGACTCGGCCGCAGATCGTGA
- a CDS encoding putative bifunctional diguanylate cyclase/phosphodiesterase — protein MSQAPDPDTPGGEPAGPDADWRAATATEWALVAAATSDVPFPHQHVLDELAKLLELMVDALLAEPFDATPAARSGEQLVRLNVIGEQALRRSVVLLGEALPANPRVKLTKRAWERVVAVLGEVAAGYVDAVRQRTLVKQEAISRALIRAKDEVERGLRVSEARFREVFTASAVGILISDLDGEIGQNNSSAREMLGYSRSDLLGRQVFELFHENETTDVRERYDAVLAGTIERARWQAQLVGKDEEPVWGSVSISVLRDFDGSPAHFLTMIDNVTDLYLLKETFKRQSLYDALTQLPNRQFLTSRLQSMLERSAPGEQLTLCHLDLDGIGLINNGLGRDAGDTMLRIVAKRLQDLVPGDQSLVARVGGDEFVVLVSHQQGDPDVLGLVRRINEVLEEPVYVGGQGLAVSASIGIVRRHAGETSVEELLRESETTLRRLRSRDKVQWGMFDVHEDARERAISRLAATMPGAVETGEIDLVFQPLVRLADGQVTGTEARVAWPHCELGRQEHDQCIALAEQTNLAVTLGTWLLEVACAQAGRWATELGPKAPAMVVNLTPRQANDTDLVGAITRVVDQTGIDLTRLRIGLPVADVARPHSDAEEHLHVLAELGVPTLLHGFGASFTDLHVLDGQLLVRGVVLADDVLRRLGPAPNVRSMSARAVTHLVKLVQPRGIAVTAGGVTTEAQASWLREIGVDVAQGPRFGASLDAEGIRTRLGGP, from the coding sequence GTGAGCCAGGCGCCGGATCCAGACACACCGGGCGGTGAACCCGCCGGGCCCGACGCGGACTGGCGGGCGGCGACAGCGACCGAATGGGCGCTGGTCGCCGCTGCCACCTCGGATGTGCCGTTTCCGCACCAGCACGTGCTCGACGAGCTGGCCAAGCTGCTCGAGCTGATGGTGGACGCGCTGCTGGCCGAGCCGTTCGACGCGACCCCGGCCGCCCGTTCCGGCGAACAGCTGGTGCGGCTGAACGTGATCGGCGAGCAGGCCCTGCGGCGAAGTGTGGTGCTGCTCGGCGAAGCGCTGCCGGCGAACCCGCGGGTCAAGCTGACGAAACGGGCCTGGGAGCGCGTGGTGGCGGTGCTGGGCGAGGTGGCCGCCGGCTATGTGGACGCGGTGCGCCAACGCACCCTGGTCAAGCAGGAGGCCATCAGCCGCGCGCTGATCAGGGCCAAGGACGAGGTGGAGCGCGGGCTCCGGGTCAGCGAGGCGCGGTTCCGCGAGGTGTTCACCGCCTCCGCGGTCGGCATCCTGATCAGCGACCTGGACGGCGAGATCGGCCAGAACAACTCCTCCGCGCGGGAGATGCTCGGCTACTCGCGGTCCGATCTGCTCGGCCGCCAGGTGTTCGAGCTGTTCCACGAGAACGAGACCACCGATGTGCGGGAGCGCTACGACGCGGTGCTCGCCGGCACCATCGAACGCGCCCGCTGGCAGGCGCAGCTGGTCGGCAAGGACGAGGAACCGGTCTGGGGCAGCGTGTCCATCTCGGTGCTGCGCGACTTCGACGGCTCGCCGGCGCACTTCCTGACCATGATCGACAACGTCACCGACCTGTACCTGCTCAAGGAGACCTTCAAGCGGCAGTCGCTCTACGACGCGCTGACCCAGCTGCCGAACCGGCAGTTCCTCACCAGCAGGCTCCAGTCGATGCTGGAACGGTCCGCGCCCGGCGAGCAGCTCACCCTGTGCCATCTCGACCTGGACGGCATCGGTCTGATCAACAACGGGCTCGGCCGCGACGCCGGTGACACCATGCTGCGCATCGTGGCCAAGCGCCTGCAGGACCTGGTGCCAGGGGACCAGTCGCTGGTGGCGCGGGTCGGCGGCGACGAGTTCGTGGTGCTGGTTTCGCACCAGCAGGGCGATCCGGACGTGCTCGGCCTGGTCCGCCGGATCAACGAAGTGCTGGAGGAGCCGGTCTACGTCGGAGGACAGGGCCTGGCGGTGTCGGCCAGCATCGGCATCGTGCGGCGGCACGCCGGCGAGACCTCGGTGGAGGAGCTGCTGCGCGAGTCCGAAACCACGCTGCGCCGCCTGCGGTCCAGGGACAAGGTGCAGTGGGGCATGTTCGACGTGCACGAGGACGCCCGCGAGCGCGCGATCTCCCGGCTGGCCGCGACCATGCCCGGCGCGGTGGAGACCGGCGAGATCGACCTGGTGTTCCAGCCGCTGGTGCGCCTCGCCGACGGGCAGGTGACCGGTACCGAGGCCAGGGTCGCCTGGCCGCACTGCGAGCTGGGCAGGCAGGAGCACGACCAGTGCATCGCGCTGGCCGAGCAGACCAACCTGGCCGTCACCCTGGGCACCTGGCTGCTGGAGGTGGCCTGCGCGCAGGCCGGCCGGTGGGCCACCGAGCTCGGGCCGAAAGCGCCGGCCATGGTGGTCAACCTGACCCCGCGCCAGGCCAACGACACCGACCTGGTCGGCGCGATCACCAGGGTGGTGGACCAGACCGGCATCGACCTCACCCGGCTGCGGATCGGCCTGCCGGTGGCGGACGTGGCCAGGCCGCACAGCGACGCCGAGGAGCACCTGCACGTACTCGCCGAGCTGGGCGTGCCGACCCTGCTGCACGGTTTCGGCGCCAGCTTCACCGACCTGCACGTGCTGGACGGCCAGTTGCTGGTGCGCGGGGTGGTGCTGGCCGACGACGTGCTGCGGCGGCTCGGCCCGGCGCCGAATGTGCGCTCCATGTCCGCGCGGGCGGTGACGCACCTGGTGAAACTGGTGCAGCCGCGCGGGATCGCGGTGACCGCGGGCGGCGTGACCACCGAGGCGCA